From Companilactobacillus heilongjiangensis, one genomic window encodes:
- a CDS encoding LTA synthase family protein, whose product MKKIQSILNTRLGFLTLLALCLWFKSVLAYFMGFSLAINNLWQYFFIIVNPFATTVLLLSLALYLNKPKLSYIVMGIIHIVDTIFIYANILYYRENGDFLSVSTITGVSKVAKGLGKSTASAMQLSDIFYFIDFIIIIILFATHFIKIDKRPFRKVTALATTCLGLALFSADLAGSEANRPQLLGKTFDHSYIVKYLGINSFLAYDSVRSIQNDQVRSSATETEVDTALDYTKEHYAAPNAQYFGKANGKNIIVIHLESFEQFLIGMKINGQEVTPFLNSLYNDQNTLSYDNFFNQVGGGRTSDAETMLESDLFGLPEGSFFQKLGGDNTFQSAPAILQQQKNYTSAVFHGNIGSFWGRNVTYKNMGYNYFFDETYYDTKDPDTLSLNGYGVKDKLLFAEGAKYLEQMQQPFYTKFLTITNHVGYQFSDEDNADFQTADNPNPTVNSYFKTAHYLDKSVEEFFNYLKASGLDKNTMVVLYGDHYGLNDTQHKSLSTMVGKTPDTWTKFNDTQMQRVPFMIHMDGLKGGIKHTYGGEIDILPTILHLAGVNTKQYVQLGTDLLSKKHSQIVAFRNKDFITPQYTVYRNGGASTQVYSNATGEKIDMRNNPELLTKVDRWEYEVDLQLKTSDNINNKNLLRFYTPTGFNPVNPANYSYQNQVQQMEKIRNDLGDKSTSLYSKNGNKSTTDLYNTDAVQLQDDRTPIDSWSYLNKK is encoded by the coding sequence ATGAAAAAAATTCAATCCATTTTAAACACGAGACTAGGTTTTCTAACCTTATTAGCTCTCTGTTTATGGTTCAAATCAGTTCTGGCATACTTCATGGGGTTTTCACTGGCCATTAATAATCTCTGGCAATACTTCTTTATCATCGTGAATCCCTTCGCAACAACTGTTCTTTTGTTGAGTTTGGCACTTTATCTCAATAAGCCGAAACTTTCCTACATCGTTATGGGCATTATTCATATTGTGGATACCATCTTTATTTATGCAAATATCCTTTATTATCGTGAAAACGGCGACTTTCTATCTGTCAGCACTATTACAGGTGTTTCTAAAGTCGCCAAAGGTCTTGGAAAAAGTACCGCTAGTGCCATGCAATTGAGCGATATATTCTACTTTATTGACTTCATAATAATAATTATTTTGTTCGCTACTCACTTTATAAAAATCGACAAGCGACCTTTTCGAAAAGTCACTGCCCTAGCAACCACTTGTTTAGGACTAGCATTATTCTCAGCCGATTTGGCAGGTTCTGAAGCCAATCGTCCCCAATTACTTGGAAAAACCTTTGATCACTCTTATATCGTCAAATATTTGGGTATTAACAGTTTTCTAGCCTATGATTCAGTTCGTTCAATTCAAAATGATCAAGTTCGTTCTAGTGCTACCGAGACTGAAGTTGATACAGCGCTCGACTATACCAAAGAACATTACGCCGCACCTAACGCTCAGTATTTTGGCAAAGCCAATGGTAAAAATATCATTGTTATTCACTTGGAAAGTTTTGAACAATTCTTAATTGGCATGAAGATTAACGGTCAGGAAGTTACACCATTTCTGAACAGTCTCTACAACGACCAAAACACTCTTTCCTATGATAATTTCTTCAATCAAGTTGGTGGTGGCCGGACTAGTGACGCCGAAACAATGCTTGAGTCTGACCTCTTCGGATTGCCTGAAGGATCATTCTTCCAGAAGCTCGGTGGCGACAATACTTTCCAATCAGCTCCTGCAATTCTTCAGCAACAAAAAAACTACACGAGTGCCGTTTTCCACGGTAATATCGGTAGTTTCTGGGGACGAAATGTAACCTATAAGAATATGGGTTATAACTATTTCTTTGATGAAACTTATTACGATACCAAAGATCCTGACACCTTGTCGTTGAACGGCTATGGTGTCAAAGATAAGCTTTTGTTTGCGGAGGGTGCTAAGTATCTGGAACAGATGCAACAGCCCTTCTACACGAAATTTTTAACTATTACTAATCATGTCGGCTATCAATTTTCAGATGAGGACAACGCCGATTTCCAAACTGCTGACAATCCTAATCCAACCGTCAACAGCTATTTCAAAACAGCTCATTACTTGGACAAGTCAGTTGAAGAGTTTTTCAATTATCTCAAGGCATCTGGCTTAGATAAAAACACCATGGTTGTCTTATATGGTGACCACTATGGCTTGAATGATACGCAACACAAATCTCTTTCAACCATGGTTGGTAAAACCCCTGATACTTGGACTAAATTCAATGATACGCAAATGCAGCGAGTTCCATTTATGATTCACATGGATGGTTTAAAAGGTGGGATTAAACACACTTACGGTGGTGAAATTGACATCTTACCTACTATCTTGCATTTGGCTGGGGTCAATACGAAACAGTACGTTCAACTCGGAACTGACTTACTTTCCAAAAAGCATAGTCAGATTGTTGCTTTTAGAAATAAAGATTTCATTACGCCACAATACACCGTCTATCGCAATGGTGGTGCAAGCACGCAGGTTTATTCCAACGCTACCGGTGAAAAAATTGATATGCGCAATAATCCAGAACTTTTGACCAAAGTTGATCGATGGGAATATGAAGTCGACTTGCAACTCAAGACTTCCGATAATATCAATAATAAAAACTTGTTGAGATTCTATACACCAACCGGATTTAATCCTGTCAATCCAGCTAATTATTCATATCAAAATCAAGTTCAACAAATGGAAAAAATTCGAAATGATTTAGGCGACAAATCAACTAGCCTTTATTCTAAGAATGGCAATAAATCCACGACTGACCTCTACAATACTGATGCGGTTCAATTGCAAGATGATCGAACACCAATTGATAGTTGGTCATATTTGAATAAGAAATAA
- a CDS encoding glucose-6-phosphate isomerase, whose product MSQIKFDDSKLSKFIQDNELGEMQALVSAADDELRKGTGAGADFRGFIDLPVDYDKDEFARIKKAAKKIQSDSEVFIGIGIGGSYLGARAAIDFLSSSFYNVKNEKDVPEVYFCGNSISPNYIADLLEVIGDRDFSINVISKSGTTTEPSIAFRILKAKLIEKYGVDGAKGRIYATTDRAKGALKTESDAEGYEEFVVPDDIGGRFSVLTAVGLLPIAVAGIDIDKLMEGAAQSREDYSSADLTKNDAYKYAALRNILYRKGYTTELLENYEPNVQYFGEWWKQLMGESEGKDQKGIYPSSANFSTDLHSLGQYIQEGRRNLMETVVLIDTPRHDVTIPAEKDNLDGLKYLENKSMDFVNKKAYEGVVLAHTDGGVPVMSVHIEKQDAFNLGYLMYFFEIAVGISGYLNGINPFNQPGVEAYKRNMFGLLGRPGYEELGKELNKRL is encoded by the coding sequence ATGTCACAAATTAAATTTGATGATTCAAAATTAAGCAAGTTTATTCAAGATAATGAACTTGGCGAAATGCAAGCACTTGTTAGTGCTGCTGACGATGAATTACGTAAGGGTACCGGTGCTGGTGCTGACTTCCGTGGTTTCATCGACTTGCCTGTTGATTATGACAAGGATGAATTCGCTCGCATTAAGAAAGCTGCTAAAAAGATCCAATCTGATTCAGAAGTATTTATCGGAATTGGTATTGGTGGTTCATACTTAGGTGCCCGTGCTGCAATCGACTTCCTAAGCTCATCATTCTATAACGTTAAGAATGAAAAAGATGTCCCAGAAGTTTACTTCTGTGGTAACTCAATTTCTCCAAACTACATTGCTGATTTACTAGAAGTTATCGGTGACCGTGACTTCAGTATCAACGTTATTTCAAAATCTGGTACAACTACAGAACCTTCAATCGCTTTCCGTATTTTGAAGGCTAAATTGATTGAAAAATATGGTGTTGATGGTGCCAAGGGCCGTATCTATGCTACAACAGACCGTGCTAAGGGTGCTTTGAAGACTGAATCAGATGCTGAAGGCTACGAAGAATTCGTTGTTCCTGATGATATCGGTGGTCGTTTCTCAGTTCTTACAGCCGTTGGTTTATTGCCAATTGCCGTTGCTGGTATCGACATCGACAAGTTGATGGAAGGTGCTGCACAATCACGTGAAGACTACTCATCAGCTGATCTTACAAAGAACGATGCTTACAAGTATGCTGCTTTGAGAAATATCTTATACCGTAAAGGTTACACAACAGAATTGCTAGAAAACTACGAACCAAACGTTCAATACTTTGGCGAATGGTGGAAGCAATTGATGGGTGAATCTGAAGGTAAAGATCAAAAGGGTATCTACCCATCATCAGCTAACTTCTCAACTGACTTGCACTCATTAGGTCAATATATCCAAGAAGGTCGTCGTAACCTTATGGAAACTGTTGTTCTAATCGACACACCAAGACATGATGTTACAATCCCTGCCGAAAAAGATAATCTTGACGGCTTGAAGTACTTGGAAAACAAGTCAATGGACTTTGTTAACAAGAAGGCTTACGAAGGTGTTGTTCTTGCACATACTGACGGTGGCGTTCCTGTTATGTCAGTTCACATTGAAAAACAAGATGCCTTTAACTTAGGCTACTTGATGTACTTCTTCGAAATTGCTGTTGGTATTTCTGGTTACTTGAACGGTATTAACCCATTCAACCAACCAGGTGTTGAAGCATACAAGAGAAATATGTTTGGTCTTCTAGGTCGTCCTGGCTATGAAGAACTAGGTAAAGAATTAAACAAGCGTCTATAA
- a CDS encoding VanZ family protein gives MIFLGPLYDYIYKLYAMKINHFPLIRLSFYAVDKAILYTLFFIVLRFLWIKIKNKKTNFGRELGLAVFAFYVFLLFALTVFRDSYFLWQFKFYFHRPLSQINIIPLVETFKLSKGQSLVDFFYNLYGNIVWFVPMGVFIPALTKKHLGFFQVVLIGALISTSIETLQFILNTGVTDIDDVIFNTLGAAVGYLLYFVGKWIKKLIKI, from the coding sequence ATGATATTTTTAGGACCGTTGTATGATTACATATACAAGCTATATGCAATGAAAATCAATCATTTTCCATTGATTAGGCTTTCCTTTTACGCTGTTGATAAAGCAATATTGTATACCTTATTTTTTATTGTCTTGAGGTTTCTGTGGATAAAAATTAAGAACAAAAAGACGAACTTTGGCCGGGAACTCGGGTTGGCCGTTTTTGCGTTTTATGTTTTCCTACTTTTTGCTTTAACAGTTTTTCGGGATAGCTATTTCTTATGGCAATTCAAATTTTATTTCCATCGACCATTATCCCAAATAAATATTATTCCGCTCGTAGAAACATTTAAATTATCAAAAGGTCAATCGTTAGTTGACTTTTTTTATAATTTATATGGTAACATTGTGTGGTTCGTACCAATGGGAGTATTTATCCCAGCATTGACCAAAAAGCACCTTGGATTCTTCCAGGTTGTCCTGATTGGTGCCTTGATTTCAACTTCAATTGAGACTTTACAGTTCATTTTGAACACCGGAGTCACTGACATTGATGATGTGATCTTCAATACTCTTGGAGCCGCGGTCGGATATTTATTATATTTTGTTGGAAAATGGATAAAAAAGTTAATAAAAATTTGA
- a CDS encoding GyrI-like domain-containing protein, whose amino-acid sequence MKYEWRKQEKDLYSTKKQPVTLTVPKQKFISLHGIGNPNGAEFAQKIQTLYPAAYGIKGAYKKLCVDKDVEYGDYVVFPLEGVWSLTKKGQKMDHLDKDEFSYDIMIRIPEFVPDELIQPTLEDVKKKKNLPEISDIEIKEYLTKEVAQVLHVGKYDDEPASFKKIDELVAENQKQRATKIHREIYLSDARRVAPEKLKTILRYEIK is encoded by the coding sequence ATGAAATACGAGTGGCGTAAACAGGAAAAAGATTTGTATTCAACGAAGAAACAACCAGTAACTTTGACAGTTCCTAAGCAAAAATTTATTTCATTACATGGAATTGGAAATCCTAATGGGGCTGAGTTTGCTCAAAAAATTCAAACACTTTATCCAGCCGCTTATGGAATCAAAGGTGCCTATAAAAAGCTTTGTGTTGATAAGGATGTTGAGTACGGAGATTATGTAGTTTTTCCATTGGAGGGTGTTTGGTCACTGACTAAAAAGGGTCAAAAGATGGATCATTTAGACAAAGATGAATTCAGCTATGACATCATGATTCGAATTCCTGAATTTGTGCCAGATGAATTGATTCAACCAACTTTGGAAGACGTTAAGAAAAAGAAGAATTTACCTGAGATTTCAGACATTGAAATAAAAGAATACCTTACTAAAGAAGTTGCTCAAGTTTTGCATGTTGGAAAATATGATGATGAGCCCGCCAGTTTTAAAAAGATTGACGAATTGGTGGCGGAAAATCAGAAGCAACGTGCTACAAAGATTCACCGTGAAATTTATTTATCAGACGCCAGACGTGTTGCTCCGGAAAAGCTAAAAACGATTTTAAGATATGAAATTAAATAG
- a CDS encoding sensor histidine kinase, whose translation MKLIYQNMLSFLFVILTTLGIILYSVTSASTSWEYNRTYKSLESYAGNLEKIALKTDPKTGQIHNITGDNIRTVEQVLSERNVQFAIFDYNNSQVYPTPPTNVKLHLKQSYWKKLKQGKTIRNIQKPQNTEGNPRLRKDDNRSYVYVLTPWFQNGKLIAAVWAGSDVSELQTNIGEINRRLYFALLISLLAAIILSFLLSRYQVNRINRLRGATKRVANNDFSVQIESKGRDELDDLADDFNQMVKSLEASDTEIKRQEQRRKEFMADASHEMRTPLTTINGLLEGLAYDAIPEESKGQSIQLMRNETKRLIRLVNENLDYEKIRTNQITMAKRIFDANKPLQDITSQLEKKAETSGDELILKPYDGALQTYADYDRFVQVIFNVMQNAIQFTNDGKIFISGIRNEERHASVFTVSDTGIGMSEDQVKNIWDRYYKADPSRKNRKYGESGLGLSIVHQLVENHGGEIEVKSKLNEGTTFIITLFDEGYEHKPNEEK comes from the coding sequence ATGAAATTAATTTATCAAAACATGCTGAGTTTTCTGTTTGTTATTTTAACGACTCTCGGGATTATTTTGTATTCCGTAACCAGCGCTTCAACTAGTTGGGAGTACAACCGGACGTACAAAAGTTTGGAAAGTTATGCTGGTAATCTGGAGAAGATTGCATTAAAAACCGATCCCAAAACTGGGCAAATTCATAATATTACGGGCGACAACATTCGAACAGTTGAGCAAGTTCTTTCCGAAAGAAATGTTCAATTTGCAATTTTTGATTATAACAATAGTCAAGTTTATCCAACGCCACCAACTAATGTTAAATTGCATTTGAAGCAATCTTACTGGAAGAAATTGAAACAAGGCAAGACGATTCGAAACATTCAAAAGCCGCAGAATACCGAGGGTAATCCACGACTGCGAAAGGACGATAATCGAAGTTACGTCTATGTTCTGACGCCGTGGTTCCAAAATGGTAAGTTGATTGCGGCCGTTTGGGCTGGTTCTGATGTTTCTGAATTGCAGACAAATATCGGTGAAATTAATCGCAGGTTGTATTTTGCCTTGCTGATTTCTTTATTAGCAGCGATTATTTTGAGTTTCTTGCTTTCAAGGTATCAAGTCAACCGAATTAATCGTTTACGTGGAGCTACTAAGAGAGTTGCCAACAATGACTTCTCTGTTCAAATTGAAAGTAAAGGTCGAGATGAGTTAGATGACCTAGCTGATGACTTTAACCAAATGGTTAAGTCGCTGGAGGCTTCAGATACTGAAATTAAGCGTCAGGAGCAACGTCGTAAGGAATTTATGGCCGATGCATCTCACGAAATGAGAACGCCTTTGACGACTATTAACGGACTCTTGGAAGGACTGGCTTATGATGCTATTCCTGAAGAGTCTAAAGGTCAAAGTATTCAATTGATGCGTAATGAGACGAAGCGTTTGATTCGTTTGGTTAATGAAAACTTGGATTACGAAAAAATTCGAACTAACCAAATTACGATGGCTAAACGTATTTTTGATGCTAATAAGCCATTGCAGGATATCACTTCACAGTTGGAGAAAAAAGCGGAAACTTCTGGTGATGAGTTGATTCTCAAACCATATGACGGAGCGTTGCAGACATACGCTGACTATGACCGTTTTGTGCAAGTTATTTTTAACGTTATGCAGAACGCTATTCAGTTTACTAATGATGGCAAGATATTTATCAGTGGTATTCGTAATGAAGAACGTCACGCTTCAGTCTTTACCGTGTCAGATACTGGTATCGGGATGTCAGAAGACCAAGTTAAAAATATTTGGGACCGCTATTACAAAGCTGATCCATCACGTAAGAATCGTAAGTATGGTGAGTCTGGTTTAGGACTGTCAATCGTTCACCAGTTGGTCGAAAATCATGGTGGTGAAATTGAAGTTAAGAGTAAATTGAATGAAGGTACAACATTCATAATAACTTTGTTCGATGAAGGATATGAACACAAGCCAAACGAAGAAAAATGA
- a CDS encoding SLAP domain-containing protein, whose protein sequence is MKLKLDKVTMSCVAVLSSAILFGINSNVVKADSGGNQSAVSAVEPNDDEILVDSGPASDDDWDNPNPIKISWAVYSINGDINNLQLVLGNKNTTEVAASSGGPSALGWSDYLNKISSVKINGNIKTALRQEYLFASMPKLQTISGFDLIDSSTTTDFAYMFSGDSSLESIDLSGLNTSKVTSFNSMFDGDTSLGSIDLSKIDMSSATNTSNMLQNTNLSSITLGTNSVITNALSPNESFTYSIGDTYYTASKWNYPSSDDGPLSTEDLTKKYVAGGTDRIQATWVPSNPTENTNFKIQYIDNDSGKVLFTYDEVQHGLKDQNIDLTDYTLAQINKLQPGYAGRAIVNSKTGQIEDDGNGGYIVKANVKKLPPAQIKVTQTVGTDKPIDASFDIQKNDTGYKYNDISDPTNGVLDLDKSTIQVGNDETKSFNDYVASFEDQKPSVINPNPIEPPEKNLNSILSTAINTQLRLDQNKVFGDNSSENPITVDAVYTKTSSGGDNGNNGGSGNGNHHNNNNNNNNENNNENNQSSSSKEVKQTVSTSTKMVNIYDEKGKQITNRVLDRDSAWFNDQEYTLDGTQYYRVSTGEYVKASDVYIYTAQDNVVHVQPNSIVYLVDSQGKKITDRALGPSSDWFTDRYTMINGQKYYRVATNEFVNASKISLV, encoded by the coding sequence ATGAAATTGAAGTTGGATAAAGTAACTATGTCGTGTGTTGCAGTTTTAAGTAGTGCAATTTTATTTGGAATTAATAGTAATGTGGTTAAGGCTGATAGTGGTGGTAATCAGAGTGCAGTTAGTGCTGTGGAACCTAATGATGATGAAATTTTAGTGGACAGTGGTCCTGCATCTGATGATGATTGGGACAATCCAAATCCAATTAAAATTTCGTGGGCCGTATATTCGATAAATGGTGATATCAATAATTTGCAATTAGTGTTGGGAAATAAAAACACTACAGAAGTTGCTGCAAGTTCTGGTGGTCCCAGTGCATTAGGTTGGAGCGATTACCTAAATAAAATATCTTCCGTAAAAATAAATGGAAACATTAAGACTGCCCTAAGACAAGAATATCTTTTTGCATCTATGCCTAAATTACAAACAATTTCTGGCTTTGATTTGATAGATAGCTCTACAACAACTGATTTTGCGTATATGTTTAGTGGAGATAGTAGTCTTGAATCTATTGATTTATCAGGACTTAATACTTCGAAAGTAACTTCTTTTAATAGTATGTTTGATGGTGATACCAGTTTAGGTTCAATTGATTTATCAAAAATTGATATGTCTTCAGCTACTAATACGTCAAATATGCTTCAAAATACAAATTTATCATCGATAACTCTTGGTACTAATTCAGTTATTACTAATGCTTTGTCGCCTAATGAGTCATTTACCTATAGTATTGGTGATACTTACTATACTGCCAGTAAATGGAATTACCCTAGTAGTGATGATGGTCCTCTGTCGACAGAAGATTTAACTAAAAAGTATGTTGCCGGAGGTACTGATAGGATTCAGGCAACTTGGGTTCCCAGCAATCCGACAGAAAACACAAATTTCAAAATCCAATATATTGATAATGATTCTGGAAAAGTGTTGTTTACGTATGATGAAGTTCAACATGGTTTAAAGGATCAAAATATTGATTTAACAGATTATACATTGGCTCAAATTAATAAATTACAGCCAGGATATGCAGGAAGAGCAATTGTAAATTCAAAGACTGGTCAAATTGAGGATGATGGCAATGGTGGCTATATTGTTAAAGCAAATGTTAAAAAATTACCACCAGCTCAGATTAAGGTTACCCAAACAGTTGGGACTGATAAACCAATAGACGCATCATTTGATATTCAGAAAAATGATACCGGATATAAATATAACGATATTTCAGACCCAACAAATGGTGTGCTTGATTTGGATAAATCAACAATTCAAGTTGGCAATGATGAGACTAAATCATTCAATGATTATGTAGCATCATTTGAAGATCAGAAACCATCAGTTATTAACCCTAATCCTATTGAGCCACCAGAAAAGAATTTAAATTCAATTTTATCAACTGCAATTAATACTCAACTTAGACTTGATCAGAACAAAGTTTTTGGTGATAATTCCTCAGAAAATCCAATAACAGTGGATGCCGTATACACCAAGACAAGTTCTGGTGGCGATAATGGCAATAATGGCGGAAGCGGCAACGGTAATCACCACAATAACAACAACAATAATAACAACGAGAACAACAATGAAAATAATCAAAGTAGTTCTAGCAAAGAAGTAAAACAAACTGTTTCCACATCTACAAAAATGGTCAACATATATGATGAGAAAGGTAAGCAAATCACCAATAGAGTTTTGGACAGGGATTCTGCTTGGTTTAACGATCAAGAATATACCCTAGATGGAACACAATATTATCGTGTTTCGACAGGAGAATATGTCAAAGCTAGTGACGTTTACATTTATACTGCTCAAGACAATGTTGTCCATGTTCAACCAAATTCAATCGTCTACTTAGTTGATTCTCAAGGAAAGAAAATCACTGACCGGGCTTTAGGTCCTTCGAGCGATTGGTTCACGGATAGATACACAATGATTAACGGTCAGAAATATTATCGTGTTGCTACAAATGAGTTTGTAAACGCATCTAAAATTTCATTAGTATAA
- a CDS encoding LTA synthase family protein, protein MNKLKNILNKRLGFMGLLIFFLWFKTVIAYYADFSLGVSDPLQHLILIINPIATAVILLSIALYITRSKASYIVMGVIYFLESALLYGNILYYREFSDFLSFNTIAGVSKVSKGLGGSAANMMQPHDFIYGLDFIIIAILLLTHYIKIDARPMRKLTAIATTFLGIFFFSLNLTIAESNRPQLLGRTFDRAYIVKYLGLNTFLAYDSIKTVQNNQVRSEAVGTDMDDVLSYTKQNYAKPNPKYFGEAKGKNIIVIHLESFQQFLINDKVNDQEVTPFLNSLYNDKNTMSFDNFYHQVGQGKTSDAENMLETGLFGLPEGSLFSKLGSDNTFQAAPAILGQKDGYTSAVFHGNVGSFWNRDNVYKNMGYDYFFDSSYYNKTDDSSLQYGMKDKLMLSESVKYLEQLQQPFYTKFITVTNHYPFDLPAEDNDGFQAPNTDNSAVNNYFVTAHYLDNALKEFFDYLKSSGIYDNSMIVLYGDHYGLSNSQNTALAPLVGVDSSDWTEFNDSQMQKVPFMIHMKGLKGGINHTYGGEIDVLPTILHMAGINTKQYVQLGTDLLSKNHSQIVAFRNKNFITPNYTVLKDSDGNPQVFKNSTGEQVDLDQDPVLKRKVAKWQEAVNTKLKLSDTINNKNLLRFYTPTGFTPIDSKDYSYQNEIQRLVKTRDDLGLKSTSVYSKNGNKTTTNLYNTDAPELNGDRTVIDSWSSILKGNSDTSN, encoded by the coding sequence ATGAATAAATTAAAAAATATCCTCAATAAAAGACTAGGTTTCATGGGACTCCTAATCTTTTTCCTCTGGTTTAAAACGGTCATTGCTTATTACGCCGACTTTTCGTTAGGCGTTTCGGACCCGTTACAACATTTGATTCTGATCATCAATCCGATTGCAACAGCCGTTATCTTACTCAGTATAGCGTTATACATAACCCGTTCCAAAGCATCTTACATCGTTATGGGCGTTATATACTTCTTAGAATCAGCCCTGCTTTACGGGAATATTCTTTACTATCGTGAGTTCAGCGATTTTCTATCATTCAACACGATTGCCGGAGTTTCTAAGGTTTCCAAGGGACTCGGTGGCAGTGCTGCCAATATGATGCAACCACATGATTTTATTTATGGTTTAGATTTCATTATTATCGCTATATTGTTACTTACCCATTATATCAAAATTGATGCCAGACCAATGAGAAAATTGACAGCAATTGCGACAACTTTTTTGGGAATCTTTTTCTTCTCACTCAATTTAACTATTGCCGAAAGTAACCGTCCGCAATTACTCGGTCGAACCTTTGATCGAGCTTATATCGTCAAGTACTTGGGGCTCAACACTTTTCTAGCTTATGACTCAATCAAGACAGTTCAAAATAACCAAGTCCGTTCGGAAGCGGTCGGGACGGATATGGATGATGTCCTTTCCTATACCAAACAGAATTATGCCAAACCAAATCCCAAATATTTTGGCGAAGCTAAAGGAAAGAATATTATCGTTATTCATTTGGAAAGTTTTCAACAATTTTTGATCAACGATAAAGTCAACGACCAAGAAGTTACACCATTTTTAAACAGCCTCTATAACGATAAAAATACGATGTCATTCGATAATTTCTATCATCAAGTTGGACAAGGTAAAACTAGTGATGCCGAAAACATGCTTGAAACTGGCCTCTTCGGATTACCTGAAGGATCGCTTTTCTCAAAACTTGGCAGCGACAATACCTTCCAAGCTGCACCTGCTATTTTAGGACAAAAAGATGGCTATACTAGCGCTGTTTTCCACGGTAATGTCGGTAGTTTCTGGAACCGTGACAATGTTTATAAAAACATGGGGTACGACTACTTCTTTGATTCCAGTTATTACAATAAAACTGACGATTCAAGTTTGCAATATGGTATGAAAGATAAATTAATGCTTTCAGAAAGTGTCAAATATCTCGAACAGTTGCAACAACCGTTCTACACTAAATTTATTACCGTTACCAACCACTATCCATTTGATTTACCAGCTGAAGATAATGACGGCTTCCAAGCTCCAAATACTGATAACAGTGCCGTTAACAACTACTTTGTCACTGCCCATTATTTAGATAACGCTTTGAAAGAATTCTTCGATTATCTGAAATCAAGTGGGATTTACGACAATTCAATGATTGTTCTTTACGGCGATCACTATGGACTTTCAAACAGTCAAAACACTGCCCTAGCGCCATTAGTGGGAGTCGACAGCAGCGACTGGACTGAATTCAATGATTCGCAAATGCAAAAAGTTCCATTTATGATTCACATGAAAGGCCTCAAAGGTGGCATCAATCACACATATGGTGGTGAAATCGACGTCTTACCAACTATTCTCCACATGGCAGGCATCAACACTAAACAATACGTGCAATTAGGAACCGACCTGTTGTCGAAAAATCACAGTCAAATCGTAGCTTTCCGAAATAAGAACTTTATCACGCCAAATTACACCGTCTTGAAAGATAGCGATGGCAATCCACAAGTATTCAAGAACAGTACTGGCGAACAAGTCGACCTTGATCAAGATCCAGTTTTGAAGCGAAAAGTTGCTAAGTGGCAAGAAGCAGTTAATACTAAATTGAAATTATCAGATACCATTAACAATAAAAATCTATTACGTTTCTATACACCAACCGGATTTACACCAATTGATTCCAAAGATTACAGTTACCAAAATGAAATCCAAAGATTAGTCAAAACACGTGATGATCTTGGTTTGAAATCAACCAGTGTTTATTCCAAGAATGGCAATAAAACAACCACTAATCTGTACAATACTGACGCTCCAGAACTAAATGGCGACCGAACAGTAATTGACAGTTGGTCCAGTATTCTCAAGGGCAATAGCGATACATCAAATTAA